The following are encoded in a window of Colletotrichum lupini chromosome 3, complete sequence genomic DNA:
- a CDS encoding cytochrome P450, which yields MMDSISTPETRSSAVFYGMTGLVCSTVYLLSLGIYRLYFSPLAKFPGPKLAALTQWYEAYYELFSGDGGQFIWHYAKLHEEYGPIIRINPWELHIQDSSFYDVLYSSSRHSSKLTTLAHRFNSPESAFSTVNHSRHRQRRAALNPFFSHRRIAEHQPNIQRMMHRLTDRLRREYLGKEKVLRIDQMWGCWTSDIINDYAFDKPHNFLDAPDFHASYTDAMVDLLEPVHYITQFPLVTNLFKMLPLSWVKAMSPQMGTVLDFNNEMTNQIRILLNKPAEEKGQSKTIFGVILESDLPASEKTIGRLQQEAISVTGAGIETTMRALSLCTFHVLANPPVLEKLQAELKEAIVDPRTPPDWDALSQLPYLSACINEALRFAYGTSQRLPRTLEDEPLRYGEWLIPVGATVSMDNYAVSHDEAIFPDNMTFRPERWLGDPKAPDGKKLSRYMVAFGRGTRSCVGMQLAWAELYTGIATLFRRFKMELYETERDAMDLHMDRFVPRPKPHTLGVRALVKDDMYQ from the exons ATGATGGATTCCATATCTACGCCCGAGACTCGCTCATCTGCCGTTTTCTATGGCATGACAGGGCTGGTATGTTCCACCGTGTATCTGCTCTCTCTGGGTATCTATCGTCTGTACTTTAGCCCGCTTGCCAAGTTTCCAGGGCCGAAGCTGGCTGCTTTAACGCAGTGGTACGAGGCCTACTATGAGCTCTTCAGCGGCGATGGCGGCCAGTTTATCTGGCATTATGCTAAGTTGCATGAGGAATATG GCCCAATCATCCGAATTAACCCATGGGAGCTGCACATCCAAGATTCTAGCTTCTATGACGTGCTTTACTCGTCTTCTAGGCACTCCAGCAAGCTGACCACCCTCGCTCACCGTTTCAACAGCCCAGAGTCGGCTTTCTCTACCGTTAACCACTCCAGACACCGCCAGCGGCGGGCGGCTTTGAACCCCTTTTTCTCCCATCGCAGGATCGCTGAGCACCAGCCCAATATCCAGCGAATGATGCATCGCCTCACAGATCGCCTCAGGCGGGAATACCTGGGCAAAGAGAAAGTGTTACGTATCGATCAAATGTGGGGATGCTGGACGTCGGATATCATCAACGACTACGCTTTCGACAAGCCGCATAATTTTCTTGACGCTCCGGACTTCCACGCGAGCTACACAGATGCCATGGTTGATCTTCTGGAGCCTGTTCACTATATCACGCAGTTTCCCCTCGTGACAAATCTTTTCAAGATGCTCCCGCTGTCGTGGGTTAAGGCAATGTCTCCTCAAATGGGAACTGTGCTAGACTTTAACAAC GAAATGACAAACCAGATCCGCATCCTCTTAAACAAGCCGGCAGAGGAAAAGGGGCAATCCAAGACCATTTTTGGCGTCATCCTCGAGTCAGACCTCCCAGCCTCAGAGAAGACGATCGGCCGTCTCCAGCAAGAGGCAATCAGCGTGACCGGCGCTGGTATCGAGACGACGATGCGGGCCCTCAGTCTGTGCACATTCCATGTCCTGGCGAACCCCCCAGTGCTAGAAAAGCTCCAGGCCGAGCTCAAAGAAGCTATTGTGGATCCCAGAACCCCTCCCGACTGGGATGCGCTCTCTCAATTACCATATCTCTCAGCCTGTATCAATGAAG CCCTTCGATTCGCATATGGAACGTCTCAGCGACTCCCTCGCACGCTCGAGGACGAGCCTCTCCGTTACGGCGAGTGGCTCATCCCCGTCGGCGCCACCGTGAGCATGGACAACTACGCCGTGTCCCACGACGAGGCTATTTTCCCAGACAACATGACCTTCCGGCCAGAGCGCTGGCTGGGCGACCCAAAGGCTCCTGATGGGAAGAAACTCTCGCGCTACATGGTCGCCTTTGGTCGCGGAACACGCTCCTGCGTGGGCATGCAACTTGCGTGGGCAGAGCTGTACACGGGCATTGCGACGCTGTTCCGTAGGTTCAAGATGGAACTCTATGAGACTGAGCGGGATGCGATGGATTTGCACATGGACCGATTTGTACCGCGTCCTAAGCCGCATACTCTCGGAGTGCGGGCTCTGGTTAAAGACGATATGTATCAGTGA
- a CDS encoding isoamyl alcohol oxidase, giving the protein MLAMRFRSQVSGPASIVGLAITAALFLTRNSASWARPFCTCTDGDSCWPSELQWQDLNASVGGRLIAPVPPASVCHAPNYDEAECAAIRKDWVWPEIHESWPGGIQSPYWQNSSCDPFTPADTPCTLGHSVSYAINVTNAEDVVQGLSFARRHSLRLAIKNTGHDYMGKSAAKGGLALWTSSLRSIEVLDFASETYTGPAIRMGAGVRGLEAYTAAANKGLRVVGGFCPTVGVAGGYTQGGGHGPLSSQYGLGADQVLEWEVITPSGEHLVATPLQHSDLYWALSGGGPGTYAVVISLTVRAYPDGYIGGATLAFSTAGVAKDDFWNFFKSWQDLLPSLTTAGGTAGYAVTKDAFFIAPITLPGWTKQQVSGMISPLVDRLDQLDVQYTLEVTSEPTFLEHYSKHGGPLPRGPYTIHHLFGGRMIPRSNVEENSTALVGAFRNILEDTDAFLGFVALDVKQVPGRKPVADNAVLPAWRDTLITVLAQSTWNFSALRADGQRRADEITDVVVPRLRELTLGSGTYMNEGDFQLKTWKEDFYGANYPRLQAIKSKYDPEGLLFGPTGVSSDAWSIDEHGRLCKGWGDGLRSFGLGRVAILRARAMLISRARQAQELARGYFGISSTILPIMGIVLLRPQVSSIRHNDGVPGIQRPGLRLRPVLHCGTEPGLLSQPNNEIQTVYDIVHWAAETYGDKPALDCQEILWLVACPAVITYDKAAKSASIDLVYGRSVSRKLIRFSSMQQQGKFPLQTLVELPKLTNTSMVFVTAYEALGLAGLEHSLESTGAKAIFVDHHLCQKVTSAMTNRSLPRVEAIVYNDQPSGTIDAGAEWIKGLFELKKTQPGLQILSFSQLCQVGRSKMSEPVPPDREDLCAIYYTSGSTGIPKGVPVKHKAVVAAVTGLDSVIGDYLSSSDSFLAYLPLAHVLEFAFENSCLYWGVKMGYGGARTLFDRSTPSGTLEVGDINAFQPTFMIGVPAIWERIKKAILSNVENSSFIDRLAFWSRVKAREVWAAAGLAGTCGFNGILSSAASEVVGPLLRFAMSGGGPVAESTQNFLTMAMAPLVNGYGLTETMAMGGLMDPGQWRPGSMSIPASIEMKLVDCPDAGYLTSNTPSQGEIWIRGDSVMEGYYDNDDESKSAVAPGDWIRTGDIGQWEPTCSGDDFHFRIIDRKKNLVKTLNGEYIALEKLESIYRSAKLVANICIHASPHRAKPTAIVVPSPPALKDLAKRHGLDTPCETSALIRHPFVVHGALLQLQQIAQEAGLASIEVVEAVVLVDDSEWTPQNVSAIIQN; this is encoded by the exons ATGTTAGCAATGAGATTTCGATCACAAGTTTCCGGGCCAGCCTCAATCGTGGGGCTGGCAATTACAGCCGCCTTGTTTCTGACAAGAAATTCTGCCAGCTGGGCCCGCCCGTTCTGCACATGTACTGACGGCGATAGCTGTTGGCCATCCGAGTTGCAATGGCAGGACCTTAACGCCTCTGTGGGCGGTCGTCTCATTGCTCCAGTTCCTCCAGCGTCTGTCTGCCACGCCCCGAACTATGACGAGGCCGAGTGCGCCGCTATTCGCAAGGACTGGGTTTGGCCAGAGATTCA CGAATCTTGGCCAGGCGGCATCCAGAGCCCCTACTGGCAGAACTCCAGCTGCGATCCATTCACTCCTGCTGATACCCCTTGTACGCTGGGACATAGTGTTTCCTACGCTATCAACGTAACAAATGCAGAAGACGTCGTGCAAGGTCTTTCATTCGCACGTAGGCACTCCCTACGGCTGGCCATCAAGAACACGGGACATGA TTACATGGGAAAGTCCGCCGCCAAAGGGGGCCTTGCCCTATGGACAAGTAGCCTCCGTTCGATAGAAGTGCTGGATTTTGCAAGCGAAACATACACCGGTCCCGCTATCCGAATGGGCGCCGGCGTACGTGGGCTGGAAGCCTACACGGCTGCCGCCAACAAAGGCCTTCGCGTGGTTGGAGGCTTTTGCCCGACGGTAGGCGTCGCCGGCGGTTATACCCAAGGCGGAGGCCACGGTCCGTTGAGCTCACAGTATGGGCTCGGAGCCGACCAGGTCCTTGAGTGGGAAGTCATCACGCCTTCCGGAGAACATCTGGTGGCGACACCTCTGCAGCACTCAGATCTGTACTGGGCCTTGAGCGGAGGCGGACCTGGCACCTACGCAGTCGTGATCTCGCTAACCGTGAGAGCATACCCTGACGGCTACATCGGAGGTGCGACTCTGGCATTCTCTACCGCCGGTGTGGCGAAAGATGACTTCTGGAATTTTTTCAAAAGCTGGCAAGACCTCCTCCCTAGCCTCACTACCGCCGGTGGGACAGCTGGATACGCCGTCACCAAGGACGCCTTCTTCATCGCACCTATTACCCTCCCTGGGTGGACCAAGCAACAGGTCTCCGGAATGATAAGCCCGCTGGTCGACCGACTCGATCAGCTAGACGTACAGTACACGCTCGAAGTGACATCGGAACCCACATTCTTGGAGCATTACAGCAAGCACGGTGGACCTCTGCCCCGAGGCCCTTACACGATTCACCACCTCTTTGGCGGAAGGATGATCCCGCGCTCCAATGTCGAGGAAAACAGCACCGCTCTTGTCGGGGCCTTTCGCAACATTCTTGAAGACACGGATGCTTTTCTGGGATTTGTTGCTCTGGATGTAAAGCAGGTGCCTGGACGGAAACCCGTTGCGGACAATGCCGTCCTCCCGGCCTGGCGAGACACCCTGATCACGGTACTTGCACAGTCGACGTGGAACTTCAGTGCGCTTAGAGCGGACGGCCAACGTCGTGCCGACGAGATCACCGACGTCGTTGTGCCAAGACTGAGGGAACTTACGCTTGGTTCCGGGACTTATATGAACGAGGGCGATTTCCAGCTCAAAACTTGGAAAGAGGATTTCTATGGGGCAAACTACCCGCGGCTGCAGGCCATCAAGTCTAAATACGACCCCGAAGGTCTTCTCTTTGGGCCTACTGGAGTATCTAGCGATGCATGGTCGATCGATGAACATGGCAGGCTCTGTAAAGGATGGGGTGACGGACTCAGGTCATTTGGCCTTGGGCGGGTCGCCATCTTGAGGGCCCGGGCTATGCTAATATCTCGGGCGAGACAGGCACAAGAGCTTGCACGCGGGTACTTTGGAATTTCTTCAACGATACTTCCCA TCATGGGCATCGTCTTACTTCGCCCACAAGTAAGCTCGATACGGCACAATGACGGTGTCCCCGGAATCCAGCGCCCGGGCCTCCGGCTCCGCCCCGTTCTCCACTGCGGTACCGA ACCCGGGTTATTGTCGCAGCCCAATAACGAGATACAGACAGTCTATGACATCGTGCACTGGGCGGCAGAGACATATGGAGACAAGCCTGCTTTGG ATTGCCAGGAGATTCTCTGGTTGGTGGCGTGCCCTGCCGTAATCACATATGACAAGGCGGCTAAAAGTGCATCAATA GATCTGGTTTACGGGCGGTCGGTCTCCAGAAAACTGATAAGATTCTCGTCTATGCAGCAACAAGGCAAGTTTCCCCTGCAGACTCTTGTTGAATTACCAAAATTGACGAATACC TCCATGGTTTTCGTGACAGCCTACGAAGCTCTCGGCCTTGCTGGCCTCGAGCATTCTCTGGAGTCCACAGGCGCCAAAGCCATCTTCGTGGATCACCATCTCTGTCAAAAGGTGACTTCTGCAATGACAAACAGATCTCTTCCACGAGTTGAGGCCATAGTCTATAACGACCAGCCAAGTGGTACAATTGATGCAGGTGCTGAGTGGATCAAAGGCTTGTTCGAACTCAAGAAGACACAACCAGGGCTTCAAATACTCAGCTTCAGCCAGCTATGCCAGGTTGGCCGGAGCAAGATGAGTGAGCCTGTTCCACCTGACAGGGAGGATCTTTGCGCCATCTACTACACTTCTGGTTCTACAGGAATACCGAAAGGAGTTCCGGTGAAACACAAGGCCGTTGTAGCGGCAG TCACAGGTCTTGACTCCGTGATCGGCGACTATCTCTCGTCTTCCGATTCTTTCCTCGCATACTTACCATTAGCTCATGTTCTTGAATTCGCCTTCGAAAATAGCTGTCTCTACTGGGGTGTGAAAATGGGCTACGGTGGTGCACGTACGCTCTTCGACCGTAGCACTCCATCCGGCACTCTCGAAGTGGGAGACATAAATGCCTTCCAACCCACCTTTATGATCGGTGTTCCTGCTATCTGGGAAAGGATTAAAAAGGCGATTTTGTCCAACGTGGAAAATTCAAGCTTTATTGACAGACTTGCTTTCTGGTCGAGGGTCAAAGCAAGAGAAGTATGGGCCGCAGCCGGATTGGCCGGGACATGCGGGTTCAATGGGATATTATCGTCCGCCGCCAGTGAGGTGGTTGGGCCCCTGCTGCGGTTCGCCATGTCAGGCGGCGGGCCCGTAGCGGAAAGCACGCAGAACTTCTTGACCATGGCAATGGCTCCTTTGGTTAACGGATATGGCTTAACCGAGACAATGGC CATGGGTGGTCTGATGGATCCCGGCCAATGGCGACCAGGATCTATGAGCATCCCGGCCAGTATAGAAATGAAACTGGTTGACTGCCCTGATGCAGGCTACCTCACCAGTAACACTCCATCACAGGGGGAGATCTGGATACGGGGCGATAGTGTTATGGAAGGGTACTATGACAACGACGATGAGTCCAAGAGTGCAGTCGCGCCTGGCGATTGGATCCGCACTGGCGACATTGGGCAGTGGGAACCCACATGCAGCGGCGACGACTTTCATTTCAGAATCATTGACCGGAAGAAGAACCTCGTCAAGACACTCAACGGAGAGTACATCGCGCTTGAAAAG CTAGAGTCTATCTACCGCTCTGCAAAGCTAGTGGCTAACATCTGCATCCACGCATCGCCTCACCGCGCAAAGCCAACGGCTATAGTCGTTCCTTCACCGCCAGCCTTGAAGGACCTAGCTAAGAGACATGGTTTAGATACCCCCTGCGAAACATCAGCGCTTATACGACATCCATTTGTCGTGCATGGCGCCCTTCTGCAATTGCAACAGATTGCTCAGGAGGCCGGACTTGCCTCGATTGAGGTGGTAGAGGCTGTTGTGCTTGTTGACGATTCAGAGTGGACTCCTCAAAATGTTAGTGCCATCATTCAGAACTGA